The window ACGATTCCGCCACCGCCAGGTTCCTGCTTCGCGCCGTGCTCGAAGCGGAAGGGGACCTGCGTGTGGTGGCCGAGGCGCATGACGGCGCAGAAGCGGTGGACCTGGTCGAGCGACACAAGCCGGACCTGGTCATCATGGACGTGCACATGCCCGTCCTGGACGGTCTCGAGGCGACGAAACAGATCATGGTCCGCGCGCCGACACCGATCATCATCGTGTCCGCGGTGACGCGCCGGGACGTTGATCTGTCGCTCAGTGCGACGCAGGCCGGCGCGCTGCTGGCGCTGCCGAAGCCGGAGAACGTCGGTGGCAGCAGCTTCGAAGAGCGAGCTGCAGAGCTGCGTGCCATGGCTCGTGCGATGGCTCACGTAAAGGTCGTGCGCCACTGGTCATCGCACGTGAATCCCGTATCTCAGCCGGTACCCCGGCCGCGCCGCCAGGCCATGGAGGCGCCGCAGGTCATCGCGATCGCTGCGTCCACCGGAGGCCCCCCGGCGCTGCGTCGCATGCTGATGGACCTGCCGCGTACGCTGCCGCTGCCGGTCCTCGTGGTGCAGCACATTGCGCGTGACTTTTCGGCCGGCTTCGCCGAATGGCTGGCCGCTAGCTGCGCCCTGCGCGTGAAGCTGGCCGAGGATCGCGAGCGCCTGAGTGAAGGCGTGGTGTACATCGCACCTGATGATGCACACCTCGGCGTCACGCGAGAGGGCCGCGTCGCTCTTTCCAGAGACCCGCCGATCGCCGGCTTCCGTCCATCCGCGACGTACATGTTCGCGAGCGCAGGCAGGGCGTATGGTCGCCATCTGCTCGCCGTCGTGCTCACCGGTATGGGGTCGGACGGGGCGGTCGGCCTGGAGGAGGCGCATGCAGCGGGCGCATACGTCATCGCTCAGAATGAGACATCATCGGTCGTGTACGGCATGGCAGCCGAAGCGGTGCGTCGGGGTGCTGTGGATATCGAGCTCCCCATCGAGCGAATCGCCGAACGGGTGCTGGAAATCGTGAGCGGGGGTGCGCATGCCGGGTGAGCGGGTACTCGTGGTGGACGACAGCGCGACGCAACTGGAGGCGACGCGTTCACTGCTCATGCAGAACGGCTACGATGTGACGACCGCCCGTTCCGGCGAGGAGGGGCTCGGCCTGGCGCGCGACGGCCACTTCGACCTGGTGCTCAGCGACGTGGTGATGCCGGGCATGAGCGGCTACGAGATGTGTGCAAGCATCAAGAGGGAGATCCCCGACCCGCCGGCGCTCGTCCTGCTCACGACGCTCGCTGACCCGCGTGACATCGTGCGCGGTGTGGAGTGCGGTGCGGACAATTACATCACGAAGCCTTACGAGGGAGAGCATCTGCTGGCCCGCATGGCGCAGGTGATCGAGAATCAGCAGCTCAGACGTGACCGCCAGCCGGGTGACCCGGCGCAGATCAGCTTCCTCGGCGAGACATACACGATCACATCCGATCCCGCGCAGGTGCTCGGCCTGCTGCTGTCCAGCTTCGAGGAGCTGATTCGCACCAACGAGGAGCTGCAGAAGAGCAAGCAGCGCGCGGAGGCCGCCACCCGTGCACGGGATGAAGTGCTTGCGACCGTATCCCACGACCTCAAGAACCCGGTCGGTACCATCTACACGAGCGCCACGCTCCTGCTCGACATCCCGCTGCCGCCCGATGCGCAGGAGCGGCAGATCGATATCATCCGACGCACGGCCCAGCGCATGGACCGGCTGATCATGGATCTGCTCGATGTTTCCAGCATGGAGGCCGGCCGCTTCTCCGTCGAGCCGCGCCCGGAGAGCATGCGTTCGCTCGTGCACGAAGCGCGCGAGCTGTTTGCCGCCGTCGCCGCGGCACAGGAAGTCGAGCTGCGCACGGACATCCCGGATGAAGATGTGATGGTCCAGGCGGACCGCGGCCGCGTGCTTCAGGTCCTGTCGAACCTCATCGGCAATGCCGTCAAGTTCACTCCGGGCGGCGGCAGTGTCACCGTCATTGCACGCCGGGAAGATGGTCACGCACGGTTCACTGTCAGCGATACCGGCAGCGGGATCGCAGAGGAGAATCTGTCGCGCATATTCGACCGGTTCTGGCACTCGGGGAAGGCCGGCGGCTCCGGTCTCGGTCTGGCGATCGCACAGGGAATCGTGCAGGCGCATGACGGCAGGATCTGGGTCGAGAGCGGAGCGGCGGGGACATCGTTCCATTTCACGCTGCCCGCCTGAACCGCC of the Longimicrobiales bacterium genome contains:
- the cheB gene encoding chemotaxis-specific protein-glutamate methyltransferase CheB; this encodes MIRVVVADDSATARFLLRAVLEAEGDLRVVAEAHDGAEAVDLVERHKPDLVIMDVHMPVLDGLEATKQIMVRAPTPIIIVSAVTRRDVDLSLSATQAGALLALPKPENVGGSSFEERAAELRAMARAMAHVKVVRHWSSHVNPVSQPVPRPRRQAMEAPQVIAIAASTGGPPALRRMLMDLPRTLPLPVLVVQHIARDFSAGFAEWLAASCALRVKLAEDRERLSEGVVYIAPDDAHLGVTREGRVALSRDPPIAGFRPSATYMFASAGRAYGRHLLAVVLTGMGSDGAVGLEEAHAAGAYVIAQNETSSVVYGMAAEAVRRGAVDIELPIERIAERVLEIVSGGAHAG
- a CDS encoding hybrid sensor histidine kinase/response regulator — protein: MPGERVLVVDDSATQLEATRSLLMQNGYDVTTARSGEEGLGLARDGHFDLVLSDVVMPGMSGYEMCASIKREIPDPPALVLLTTLADPRDIVRGVECGADNYITKPYEGEHLLARMAQVIENQQLRRDRQPGDPAQISFLGETYTITSDPAQVLGLLLSSFEELIRTNEELQKSKQRAEAATRARDEVLATVSHDLKNPVGTIYTSATLLLDIPLPPDAQERQIDIIRRTAQRMDRLIMDLLDVSSMEAGRFSVEPRPESMRSLVHEARELFAAVAAAQEVELRTDIPDEDVMVQADRGRVLQVLSNLIGNAVKFTPGGGSVTVIARREDGHARFTVSDTGSGIAEENLSRIFDRFWHSGKAGGSGLGLAIAQGIVQAHDGRIWVESGAAGTSFHFTLPA